TCTATCTTGCTTAATGGCTGCCCTGGTGAAGTTTATTACCCTACAAGGGGTCTCAGGCAGGGAGACCCTTTGTCCCCATATTTGTTCATAATATGTATGGATGTTTTTTCTAAAATGCTTATTGATGTAGAGAGGAAGAATGACATACAAGGTATTAAAGTTACTAAAAACAGTCCTTCAGTGAGTCATTTagtttttgctgatgattgtcttGTTTTCACCAGGGCTAATGTTAAGGGGGCTAGGAATTTAGAGGCTATGCTAGAGAATTTCAGTAAGTACTCTGGCCAAGTTATAAACTTTGATAAGTCAGGAATATCTTTTATTCCTAAAACTGAACCTAGAAACAAAACTCAGATTTTTTCTATCCTTAAGATTAAAAATGTAGGATTAGCTGACAAGTACTTCGGAGTCCCATTGTTATTGCAGAGAAACAAAATGGAGTCCTTCAAGCACTTACGAGAATCTTGCGAGAATAGATTAGACACTTggcagggaaaatacataaatcaACCAGGAAGAACTGCTTTTATAAAGTCAACTTTAAGGACCTTAGCTTCACACCATTTATCTGTTTTTCCCATGCCAAAGAAGATGACAAACAGGTTAGATGTTATTCAAAGGAAGTTCTTTTGGAACAAAAGAGGATCTGCTAGGGGAGGTTACATTTTGGGTTGGGATAATGTTTCTAAACCTATTGAGCTTGGTGGTCGCAATATAAGAAAGACATAATACATAAATACTGCCCTTCTGGAAAAATTGGCATGGAGAATGCTAACTGAACCAGATGCTCTCTGGGTTCAAATTTTAAGTCATAAGTATTTTCCAGACTCTAATCCTCTTCATGTTGTTAGGACTGAGTCTGTGTCTTGGGTTTGGAAGGGCATTTGTAGGGGTCTTGATTTGATTAGGAAGCACTACTATTGGGAAGTAGGGGATGGTTCTTGCATAGATATTTGGAAGGACAAATGGGTACCAAGTAGAGATACTTTACTAAGTAGTAATTTTGTTTCTAATGGTATGAGAACTGTTAATCAATTTTTGGAACAGGGAACATGACAATGGAAGGTGGACACTTTAAATGTCTTTTTGATAATGAAAATGTCAATGCAATCTATAGAATAAGAGTTCCATACTCTGGTAAGGATACTCTCAGGTGGACACCAACTCATAATGGACAGTTTACTGTCAAATCTGATTAAAATTGTATTCTGCAAGATCTGAATGTTTCTGGAAATAACACTTTCCCTTGGAAAACCTTATGGAGACTTAGTCTCCCACAAAATGTTAAACATTTTTTATGGAGATGCCTTAATGACTGTGTCCCTATGAGAAGTAAGATTGGTAGGTTTATGCTCTCTATTCCTAGTGAATGTCCCTTCTGTCAGCATGATATTGAAACTattaaccattttttttatgGAATGTGAACTTGCAAAAATATTATGGTTTGCTCTAGATGTTAATATTGCAGGAAGTATAGCTAATACTAATCTGCAGGATTGGATTACTAGCTGGTTTCAACCCACTAATGCATCAAGATCTGAGCAAGAAAAATATGTCCAGTTTGTTAGCTTTGCAATATGACAGATTTGGAAGCTGAGGTGCAGTGTGGTCTTTGATAATATTACAATGCAGGTAGCCAAATTAGTGGCACAGGTTAATAAGGAAGTAACTGAATGGGATGCAATCCCCATGACAGGAAGAACTCATAATGTTAGGCAGAGTAGAAATGTGATTCCCTGGCATTTGCCAGAAAGTGATTACCATAAGATAAATTTTGATGGTGCATTTATGAAAGAAACTAAACATATGTGCATTGGACTGATAATGTTTTCCTATGCAGGGCAATGCGTAggagcacaatcaatcacagggcTAGCTCAAGATGAGGAGAAAGCTGAGGCCTTAGCAGCACTGGGAACAATCAAGTGGGCAAAAGCTTCAGCTGTGGATGAACTGCATTTGGAAGGAGATTGTCTAAATGTCGTTGATGCAATAAATGGAAGTGTAGGCAAAGTCAGATGgactaataataatattattcaaGATTGCAGAAGTTTATTAGTAGGATTTAGAGATTGGAAATGCACTTTTATGTACAGGGAGTCAAATGAAGTAGCAAATAGCTTAGCAAAGAGAGCTAGAACTTCTAGAATAGATCAATACTGGAGTGAAAATTTTTCTTCCTGGTTAAAATCTCTAATTAGATAAGAACTAAATGTAATCTTACATTAAAGCTTTTTGAATGCAAtttctttcttattaaaaaaaaaaaaaatcttggccAGGTACCCACACTAGCGGAAACTACAAAAGAAGTGATGAAAACGCATGACCTTGAATTTTGCAGTAGACCCTCTTTGGTTGGTCCAAAACTGGTCAGTATTAGGGAGAAGTTCGAAAAATATGTGTCCTTCAACTTCTTAGCGTCAAGAGAGTTCAATAATTTGGAGCTTTGAGAGCGAAGAGTTCGCAGCTATGATTGTTTCTATATCAGAATCCGCTGCTTCTAATACACCAATTTATATCTctcacaattattattattattattttttattttttaacgaCAAAAagcaaatttaattaaaaatggTCCATACTCACTAAAGCAGTGAAAAAACCAAAAAAGTTACATGGATGTGTAAGTCACAACATCCCAATTACAAATAATAGTGGATAAATTAAAACCCGAAAAAATATCCGTGTGTCTAATCCAATTGAAAAGCAAAACTTTTACTTCCACGATGATCTGTTTAATACTCCTACTCACATTCTTGTAAAGTCTGTTGTTTCCTTCTCCCCATATACTCCACCAAATGGCGAAAGGCAAATAACCCCAAAGACTCTTTGGTCGTGTTTGGCAACCTTGATATTCTAAACTAGGTTGGATTATCCCTTAAATTACCGTATATTGTGTTTGTGTAGGTGCTTATTCCTTCAAGATAAGAATAGTGTATCCTACCTAAATTTTAGGAGGCTAAAAAGGTTGGGTTTTGGAATTCCATGTAAAACCTGGAATACTATAATCCTTTTCTGGGTTAGCCAGTTATTTTTATAACTAccttttttatttaaatttttcttATGCTCAAAACCATAAATTTATATGGTttagttttttgtttcttttttaattaattaatttagctTGTATACAAGTCTGTTGAAAAACAACATAATACATTAACCCAGTGTGGAAAACAAACACCATTTAAAATAACCATTGCCATGATAGTCTTGGATCAACCAAGGAATACCCTAACTTGAACAACATTTTTCATATCCAAGCTGTCAAACAGACCCTTAAGTTTCTATTTGCTCTTCTTGTTACTCCATTCCCACAAAGTTCTTCTAacatcaagaaatatatccaaaCCTCAAAAGTTATTTTGCAATGTAAGAACAAATGAGTATTAGTTTCCTAGTAAATACCACAAAACAAACATCTTGCATCCTGAACCATACCTGCATTATAAAGAGAATCTAGTATGGGAGTACCATTATAGCATAACGTCCAAACCAAAAAAGAAATCTTCAACAGAATTTTAGGATTCTGTATTTGTTTGTATGGAAATGAGATAAAACCTTCCGTTTCTAAAGCCGAGCATGCAGAAGCAACCGAAAATCCCTTTCAATCTCCATATCTCCTGTGCCTATCATCACTAGCAGCAGATAGTATAGCATTAGGGTCACCTATAACCTGCAACAACTGAATAACTTCTTGCAATTCCAGCTCATTCAACGTCCTTACAAACTGTAAATTCCACGCACCTTGGTCTGACACCATTTCCTTGACAGTAAGCTTTTTACCTTTTGATATTTTGAACAAGCTTGGAAAAATCTGCTTTAGAGTCTGTTCACCTACCCAAATATCCTCCCAAAAGTAAATACCAGCACCATTCCTTATAATCAAAGAAGTACCGTATTTAGTTAAGTCCCTTGTCTTTAGAATGCCGATCCAGAGACTCCTTCCTATTGTTCTGATAGACTGGTTAGGAAAAACAAAGCTTCTCCAAAGTGCACGTTTTCACTGCCATATATCCATTTCGAGTGTAATGCTTTATTAACTAGCCGTAACTTCTTAATCCCTAGATCGCCTCTGCTTTTCGGTAGAGTTGCTTTAGTCCACAAAACccaactttttctttctttcttagtaGCAGTACTCGAACTCCAAAGGAAATTCCTCATAATTCTTTCAAGGTCTTTAACTATGCTCATCGGTGTTTGAAAAAGAGTCAAGTAGTATAGAATGGAAAGCTAGCAAGTACACTTTGTATCATCACCAACCTATGCCTCTTGGATAAATAACTTCTTTTCCAACCTGATACCTTCTGCTGAAACTTTTGAACTACCTCATTCCATAGTAATCTACAACAAGATTTTCTTCCTAACTGAATTCCCAGATAATTCAAAGGAAGTTGAGAAGAGGAACATTCAAAAATCTTAGCACAAATTTCTCCATTGTGCATCTGCCCCAGCCCAATAATTGTGCTTTTCCTAAAGTTAACTTTAAGTCCAGATATAGTTTCAAAGGCTATAAGAATATTTTTCAGATTACGTACCTGCATCTCATTGTCTTCTAAAAAGACTATATGATCATTAGAAAATTTTAATTGGGTTATTACTGTTACTTGTGCCGCCACTTTGAATCCTGAAATCAAACCTTGATCTGCAGCTGATTTAAACATCAAAGAAAGCACCCCAACAACTAGAATGAACAAAAAAGGCGAAATCGGATCTCCTTGTCTGATTCCTTTCTGACTTCGGAACAAATTAGTTGCTTCACCcttaagaaaaacaacaaatctaggtgTGGTAACACACCATTTAATACAACTTCTCCATTTATGTCCAAATTCAAACCTATCAAGAGTAATATCCACACAACCCCAATTCACATTATCAAACGCCTTTTCAAAGTCCACTTTACATATAAGACCAGTTTCTTGGGACCTTACTATTGAATCTATTATCTCAGATGCAATTAAAACTGTATCATGTATCTGCCTACCCTAGATGAACGCACCCTGGAAATCTGATATGATAGAAGGCATGACCAGCTTCATTCTTTCCGCTAACAACATTGATATAATTTTGTAAACACTACCAATTAAACTTATGGGTCTAAAATTGTGTAGTGATACTTCCCCTATACATTTCATAATGAGAGTTATATTGGTGTAGTTGATTCTCCAATCAAGAGAGCAATTAGTCTCGAACTCCTTAATCACCAATAGTAAATCAACCTTAATTACCTCCCACGCATGTTTATAAAACTCCATTGCAAAGCCATCTGGACCCGTGCTTTTGTTAACACCAAAATGATCCATCACATTTTTCACCTCCTCCTCAGAAAACTCCTTTTCCAAAGAAATAATGTCCATAACAGAAATATTTGGCATATGAAGATCATCAAACCTAAGCCTTGATTTATGATTCTCAGTAAACAAAGAAGTATAAAAGGATTCTGATTCTTCTGCAATCTGCTGCTTTTCATAGCACAAAGTACCTTATATTTTCAAACAATTAATGCTATTCTTCTTATACTTAAAAGAAGCTAACTAATACAAATAGACGGAGTTTCTTTCACCATCCTTGATAAAGTTTTCTAGCTAAAGAAAGAGACAAAGAAGCGTGATGTATCTTAGCTTGCTCTCTTGCCACCACGTCATCGTCAGACAAAACAGAAATTTCCTCAAAAGAGTCAAGCACATCAATATTTAGATCTAAATTATCAATCTGAGACTGCAAATTACCATAAGTTTACTTTTGCTAGTTTTTGATAATAAATTTAATTGCCTGTAATTTCTTGGCGAAAATAAAGCTAGGTTTACCCACAAAAACAAGATTATCCCACCAGACTTTTAGGTTTCTCAAGAAATCAGGATGTGATAAAATGAAGTTATCAAACCTGAATGGTGATCTTGTCTTATCTCCAGAGTTATAACAGAGCATGATTTGTGCATGGTCCGAGATTGGCCTGCTTAATCTCAACTGTATTGGAGTTGGACAATGAGAATGAAAAATCAGGGGATAATAAAAATCTGTCCAGCCGAATTAGCAGGGGAGGTTTCTATGAGTTTGTCCACGTAAATTTCCCTCCAGACAGTGGTAAGTCAATTAAACCAAATTTATTCACAAAAGATTTGAATGCTTTTATGTTTGCTAACCCACCACCAGGATGACTTCTTTCATCTGCACACAAAATGATATTAAAATCCCCACCCAGAAGCCATGGCTCATCATACACTAATATGAtatctgataagtgcataattcatatgattttagtgtccattccatacttgtttaagctattattcttgcatattttcgcattattactcttgttttctcttctttgtctctattaggtgaaacatccaaaaaggagctacaaagtgctgaaaatagctaagaagataagtattccaagtatccaagtgcccaagtccaagagaagttgaagaagtgcgacgaaaaggagcaaaacactcaaaatcaagagaagggcaaaataccgatctt
This DNA window, taken from Papaver somniferum cultivar HN1 chromosome 3, ASM357369v1, whole genome shotgun sequence, encodes the following:
- the LOC113359847 gene encoding uncharacterized protein LOC113359847; protein product: MDIISLEKEFSEEEVKNVMDHFGVNKSTGPDGFAMEFYKHAWEGRQIHDTVLIASEIIDSIVRSQETGLICKVDFEKAFDNVNWGCVDITLDRFEFGHKWRSCIKWCVTTPRFVVFLKGEATNLFRSQKGIRQGDPISPFLFILVVGVLSLMFKSAADQGLISGFKVAAQVTVITQLKFSNDHIVFLEDNEMQMHNGEICAKIFECSSSQLPLNYLGIQLGRKSCCRLLWNEVVQKFQQKSIRTIGRSLWIGILKTRDLTKYGTSLIIRNGAGIYFWEDIWVGEQTLKQIFPSLFKISKGKKLTVKEMVSDQGAWNLQFVRTLNELELQEVIQLLQVIGDPNAILSAASDDRHRRYGD